In the genome of Hymenobacter cellulosivorans, one region contains:
- a CDS encoding FG-GAP-like repeat-containing protein has product MKTSVLLIVGLLAATPGMSQSFAVTGLLPTPNAAAAPRATNVRFTLSQPVANTAASLGAVKVFSQQRGGLLSGTTVANGSTLTFDPAQDFTPGELVQATVTTAARSSGGTALTTPQVFQFRAATYGGTGIFSGGSEVAIDNSSTSYMVMADIDNDGDVDLLASYLARSIVNVRLNNGAGVFTGTTEIAVPARILGMVTGDIDGDGDLDLLTSHTGIHSAGSSSGSVSVWINNGSGVFTAPATNGIVSGGGYSSQRVTLADVDGDGDLDMLVLNYLLYDVMTAANASSIGVRLNNGAGVFSGGSDMQLPSGANFMDVGDIDNDGDLDFVTTTSYNSLNVGLNTGNGIFSIATKNPQLGGVAALTLGDLDNDGDLDLLVSDSYDDKVKVRLNDGNGNFSSAPDILDAGGLESLVAADADSDGDLDILTTTNTLASGYKLGVWLNNGAARFSNGPTTTLAGHMRGLTTADVDGDGDLDCIAVVDNRLSTERVSIRLNNGTGTALATTKARHAAALQPAPNPAHDEARLTVPAGTLEVEVLSALGQRLRTVAVPAGATEVRLPLAGLSAGVYLVQAGATVGRLVVE; this is encoded by the coding sequence ATGAAAACTTCTGTACTACTTATCGTCGGGCTGCTGGCCGCCACGCCCGGCATGTCCCAAAGCTTCGCCGTGACGGGTCTGCTGCCCACCCCCAATGCTGCGGCGGCTCCCCGCGCCACCAACGTGCGCTTTACGCTTTCCCAGCCCGTAGCCAATACCGCTGCCAGTCTGGGCGCAGTAAAAGTGTTTAGCCAGCAGCGCGGCGGCTTGCTCTCAGGTACCACAGTGGCCAACGGTTCTACGCTCACCTTCGACCCGGCCCAGGACTTTACGCCCGGCGAGCTGGTGCAGGCTACCGTCACCACGGCGGCCCGCAGCAGCGGTGGCACGGCCCTGACTACCCCGCAGGTTTTCCAGTTCAGGGCGGCCACCTATGGCGGTACAGGAATATTTAGCGGGGGTAGCGAGGTAGCAATCGATAACTCCTCTACCTCTTACATGGTCATGGCCGATATAGACAATGATGGAGATGTCGACTTGCTGGCGTCTTACCTTGCACGCTCTATCGTAAATGTTCGGCTGAACAACGGGGCGGGCGTGTTTACGGGCACGACTGAAATAGCTGTGCCCGCTAGGATCCTCGGCATGGTAACAGGCGACATTGACGGCGATGGTGACCTCGATTTACTGACGTCTCACACCGGCATTCATAGCGCCGGTAGCAGCAGCGGCAGCGTGAGCGTGTGGATAAACAACGGCAGCGGAGTCTTTACGGCCCCCGCAACTAACGGCATAGTATCCGGAGGTGGCTATTCCTCGCAGCGAGTTACCTTGGCCGACGTGGATGGTGACGGCGACCTGGATATGCTCGTGTTAAACTATCTGCTTTATGATGTGATGACGGCTGCCAATGCTTCCTCAATAGGGGTTCGGCTCAACAACGGCGCGGGTGTGTTTAGTGGCGGCTCGGATATGCAGTTACCGTCCGGGGCCAACTTCATGGATGTAGGGGATATTGACAATGACGGCGACCTGGATTTTGTAACGACTACCAGCTACAACTCCCTGAACGTGGGGCTCAATACTGGTAACGGTATCTTTTCGATTGCCACAAAAAATCCACAGTTGGGCGGAGTGGCAGCCTTGACCCTAGGTGACTTGGATAATGACGGGGACCTGGACCTGCTGGTATCTGATTCATACGATGATAAGGTCAAGGTGAGGCTAAATGACGGGAACGGCAATTTCAGTAGTGCCCCCGATATACTGGACGCAGGAGGACTGGAATCCCTGGTAGCCGCCGATGCGGACAGCGACGGCGACCTGGACATTCTCACCACGACCAACACCTTAGCATCCGGCTATAAGTTGGGCGTTTGGCTCAACAACGGCGCAGCGAGGTTTAGCAACGGCCCGACTACCACCCTGGCCGGCCACATGCGTGGCTTGACGACGGCCGACGTAGATGGTGACGGCGACTTGGACTGCATTGCTGTGGTCGATAATCGTTTGTCAACCGAACGGGTCAGCATCCGGCTCAACAACGGCACAGGGACGGCGCTGGCCACCACGAAAGCTCGGCACGCCGCGGCCTTGCAGCCCGCGCCCAACCCCGCCCACGACGAAGCACGCCTAACCGTGCCAGCCGGCACATTGGAAGTAGAAGTACTCAGTGCCCTGGGCCAGCGCCTGCGTACGGTAGCCGTACCCGCCGGAGCCACCGAAGTGCGGCTGCCCCTGGCTGGGCTGTCGGCCGGCGTGTACCTGGTGCAGGCCGGGGCCACGGTGGGCCGGCTGGTAGTGGAGTAA
- a CDS encoding beta strand repeat-containing protein: MTHLYLVAAPVVRSVHRLLASRLLALLVLLLPWAARAQTLDPKQSTPSVGAMLNPDGTLRPGGAGSFDARGYRMSLDSKTGGPVFRPAGAGDENWQDGFGLPGTNGTIYAVARATNGDVYVGGEFTGAGAVAASRIARWNGTAWSALGDGSSLENNGLNGRVLALAVSSTGELYAGGYFTQARNGAGNTVPVSNIAKWSNGAWSALGDGINNQVDVLAVATTGELYAGGIFTQARTSSTNTVAASRVAKWSNGAWSALGDGSTITGNGIDNRVLALAVSSTGELYVGGIFTQARNGAGNTVPVSNIAKWSNGAWSALGDGSNINNNGVNTMVSSLAVSSAGELYVGGNFSEARTSAFNTVPASAVAKWSNGAWTVLGQRNSLNYNGVGIGPTGSGTVFSLALGNAGEVYVSGVFTHARTSSSATVPASRVAKWSNGAWTVLGESTSVDNNGVEVGQVNAIAVGSTGELYMGGSFSQARTSSTSTVPVNNVAQWSGATWNALGADHNGVNGNIQAVVRMANGDVYIGGQFTGVGTVPASYIAKWNGTAWSALGDGSALGSNGVNSEVNALALGSAGELYVGGLFTRARTSLSNSIPVSYVAKWSNGAWSALGDGGTATGNGANNQVSALAVSNTGEVYVGGVFSQVRTSSTSTLPASRVAKWSNGTWSTLGDGSSVNNNGVTGTVSTLALGSAGELYVGGEFNQARSSSTSTLPVSNIAKWSNGAWSALGDGSNINNNGTNSHVYTLAVATTGELYVGGNFSQVRTSTGSRVAAKGIARWNGTVWSALGDGSSVDGNGVNGAAFALVFGDAGELYVGGIFTQARTSSTSTVAANNVAIWNGTAWSTLGAGVNGSVRALAVSGKQITAGGLFLAVGDNTKQTAHFGIYTAAATNSLVVSTGTLANPTVVPAGTYTSVTVTGIGVAVLTGGISVSAAVNVQSGGVLLTNCQPLTGAATFTLAARATLGICDPAGLSTTPGAGAVQTTGTRSFSPEATYIYNGLQAQVTGTALPAIVGTLDNANGGGPVQLSQPTSISRELRLTTGTLNLNAQALTLLSDATTTAQVNQDGRTTTGTVTGGNVTVQRFVPANGNAGLGYRHLASPVSGNSLADLTVAGGFQPVFNAGYNSSATSGLITPFPTVFGFDPARIGTAASSYTGFDQGWYSPAAGNGPDNFLAGRGYTVNLAANQMVDFVGALNQAAVSVVLPRAAGTATPDDSRGWHLLGNPFASSFALSSLDSTAGVDNAKYVFQSTGPYAGGYDTYLTGLSGQPLLAVGQGFFVRTSTPGTTPTLTFAVSGRRVDFTTNSTFHRAEAKTRPLLELALTNAAGTLRDRTTLYADARATTGLDASYDAVKLANPHGLNLSQTTVGPRLALNGVPAFGPGTVVPLAVGVPVAGTYALLVNQLLNLPAGTAVMLVDTELNTRTDLATLPAAGYTFSVTATQATALLTDRFYLSVSATALATTAGRMTSVPQLYPNPTTGAVLLSGVQPGASVQVLDVRGRVVLSTTADATGAARLALPAALSAGVYVVRAGQQAVRLVRE, translated from the coding sequence ATGACGCACCTATACCTCGTGGCTGCTCCGGTGGTCCGCTCTGTTCATCGCCTATTGGCCAGCCGCCTGCTAGCGCTGCTGGTTCTGCTGCTGCCTTGGGCGGCCCGGGCCCAGACGCTGGACCCGAAACAGTCGACGCCCTCGGTAGGCGCCATGCTCAACCCCGATGGCACGCTGCGGCCTGGTGGAGCGGGCTCGTTTGATGCCAGGGGCTACCGCATGAGCCTCGACTCCAAGACCGGGGGGCCGGTATTCCGCCCCGCCGGAGCAGGCGATGAGAACTGGCAGGACGGCTTCGGACTGCCTGGTACCAACGGCACTATCTATGCCGTGGCGCGGGCCACCAATGGTGACGTGTATGTGGGCGGTGAGTTCACGGGCGCAGGCGCGGTAGCAGCTAGTAGAATAGCCCGCTGGAATGGTACAGCCTGGAGTGCGCTCGGTGACGGCAGTTCCTTGGAAAATAATGGGTTGAACGGTAGAGTTTTAGCTCTGGCGGTAAGCAGCACGGGCGAGCTCTATGCAGGTGGTTACTTTACTCAGGCCCGCAATGGTGCTGGCAATACGGTGCCCGTCAGTAATATAGCCAAATGGAGCAATGGAGCCTGGAGCGCGCTCGGCGACGGCATAAATAATCAGGTCGATGTGCTGGCGGTAGCCACCACCGGTGAGCTCTACGCGGGCGGCATCTTTACGCAAGCCCGCACCAGCAGCACAAATACGGTAGCGGCCAGCCGTGTGGCCAAATGGAGCAATGGAGCCTGGAGCGCGCTCGGCGACGGCAGTACCATAACCGGCAATGGAATAGACAACAGAGTTTTAGCTCTGGCGGTAAGCAGCACGGGCGAGCTTTACGTAGGAGGAATATTTACCCAGGCCCGCAATGGTGCTGGTAATACAGTGCCCGTCAGTAATATAGCCAAGTGGAGCAATGGAGCCTGGAGCGCGCTCGGCGACGGCAGTAACATAAATAACAACGGTGTCAACACCATGGTCTCTAGCTTGGCCGTGAGCAGTGCGGGCGAATTGTATGTGGGAGGCAACTTCTCGGAGGCTCGCACGAGTGCCTTCAACACGGTGCCAGCCAGCGCTGTAGCGAAGTGGAGCAATGGAGCTTGGACCGTGCTTGGCCAGAGAAATAGCCTGAACTACAACGGCGTGGGAATTGGCCCTACGGGCAGTGGTACGGTCTTTAGCTTGGCCTTGGGCAATGCGGGCGAAGTGTATGTAAGCGGCGTCTTCACGCATGCCCGCACCAGCAGTAGCGCCACGGTGCCCGCCAGCCGCGTAGCCAAGTGGAGCAACGGCGCCTGGACTGTGCTCGGCGAGAGTACTAGCGTGGACAACAACGGAGTAGAAGTGGGCCAGGTAAATGCCATAGCTGTAGGCAGCACGGGTGAACTCTACATGGGTGGTAGCTTCAGCCAGGCTCGCACTAGCAGCACCAGCACCGTACCAGTTAACAACGTGGCCCAGTGGAGTGGAGCAACCTGGAATGCGCTGGGCGCGGATCATAATGGAGTGAATGGTAACATTCAGGCCGTGGTACGGATGGCCAACGGCGACGTGTACATAGGCGGGCAATTTACCGGCGTAGGTACGGTTCCGGCCAGCTATATAGCTAAGTGGAACGGCACGGCTTGGAGTGCGCTCGGCGACGGCAGTGCCCTAGGCAGCAACGGGGTAAACAGCGAGGTGAACGCGCTGGCCCTAGGCAGCGCGGGGGAGCTCTACGTGGGCGGCCTGTTTACGCGGGCTCGCACCAGTCTCAGTAATAGTATACCTGTCAGCTACGTGGCCAAGTGGAGCAACGGGGCTTGGAGCGCGCTCGGCGACGGCGGCACTGCTACCGGCAACGGTGCTAATAATCAAGTGAGTGCCTTGGCCGTGAGTAACACCGGGGAAGTCTACGTGGGTGGCGTCTTCAGCCAGGTCCGCACCAGCAGCACGAGCACTTTACCCGCCAGCCGTGTAGCCAAGTGGAGCAACGGAACCTGGAGCACGCTTGGCGACGGTAGCAGCGTGAACAACAATGGGGTAACTGGCACAGTGAGTACACTGGCATTAGGCAGCGCCGGAGAACTTTACGTGGGTGGTGAATTCAATCAGGCACGTAGCAGCAGCACCAGCACCTTACCCGTTAGCAACATCGCCAAGTGGAGCAACGGAGCCTGGAGCGCGCTCGGCGACGGTAGTAACATAAATAACAACGGGACCAATAGCCATGTATATACGCTGGCGGTAGCCACCACCGGAGAACTCTACGTGGGCGGCAACTTTAGTCAGGTTCGCACTAGTACCGGCAGTAGAGTGGCTGCGAAAGGAATTGCTCGTTGGAATGGCACGGTCTGGAGCGCCCTGGGCGACGGCAGTTCCGTTGATGGCAATGGGGTAAATGGCGCAGCCTTTGCCCTCGTCTTCGGTGATGCGGGAGAGCTCTACGTGGGCGGCATATTCACGCAGGCTCGCACCAGCAGCACCAGCACAGTAGCGGCAAACAATGTAGCCATCTGGAATGGCACGGCCTGGAGTACGCTAGGTGCAGGAGTGAACGGTTCCGTAAGAGCCCTGGCAGTGAGTGGAAAGCAGATAACGGCTGGAGGCCTGTTTCTGGCCGTAGGCGACAATACGAAGCAAACGGCGCACTTCGGCATCTACACCGCCGCCGCTACCAACAGCCTTGTTGTGAGCACCGGCACGCTGGCTAATCCTACAGTCGTGCCGGCTGGCACCTACACTAGCGTTACCGTAACGGGTATCGGCGTAGCCGTACTGACGGGCGGTATTAGCGTCTCGGCTGCGGTGAACGTGCAGAGTGGGGGCGTACTGCTCACCAATTGCCAACCCCTGACCGGGGCGGCCACCTTCACGCTGGCCGCCAGAGCCACCCTTGGCATTTGCGACCCAGCTGGGTTGAGCACTACCCCCGGAGCCGGAGCTGTGCAAACCACCGGAACACGCAGCTTCTCGCCCGAAGCCACCTATATCTATAACGGGCTGCAGGCGCAGGTGACCGGCACGGCCCTGCCAGCCATAGTAGGTACCCTCGACAATGCCAACGGCGGTGGCCCTGTTCAGCTAAGCCAGCCGACGAGCATCAGCCGTGAGCTACGCCTTACCACTGGCACCCTGAACCTGAACGCCCAAGCCTTAACGTTGCTCAGCGACGCGACTACCACGGCCCAGGTAAACCAGGACGGCCGCACCACCACAGGTACGGTGACCGGCGGCAACGTCACGGTACAGCGCTTTGTGCCGGCCAATGGCAACGCCGGCCTGGGCTACCGCCATCTTGCCTCGCCAGTGAGCGGTAACTCCCTGGCAGACTTAACCGTGGCGGGTGGCTTCCAGCCCGTTTTCAACGCGGGCTACAACAGCAGCGCCACTTCGGGCCTGATTACGCCCTTCCCCACGGTGTTCGGCTTCGACCCGGCCCGCATCGGCACGGCCGCCAGCAGCTATACCGGCTTCGACCAAGGCTGGTACTCGCCGGCCGCTGGCAATGGTCCCGACAACTTCCTTGCTGGCCGGGGCTACACCGTGAACCTGGCCGCTAACCAGATGGTGGACTTCGTAGGCGCGCTCAACCAAGCTGCTGTATCTGTGGTCCTGCCCCGGGCCGCCGGCACTGCCACCCCCGACGACAGCCGGGGCTGGCACTTGCTGGGTAACCCCTTCGCCAGCAGCTTCGCCCTGTCTAGCCTCGACAGCACGGCCGGTGTAGACAATGCGAAGTACGTATTCCAGAGCACCGGCCCCTACGCTGGCGGCTACGACACTTACCTCACCGGCCTGAGCGGGCAACCATTATTAGCCGTGGGCCAAGGCTTTTTTGTCCGCACCAGCACGCCGGGTACTACGCCTACGCTCACCTTCGCCGTGAGCGGGCGGCGCGTAGACTTCACCACGAACTCGACCTTCCACCGGGCTGAAGCCAAGACGCGCCCGCTGCTGGAACTGGCCCTGACCAATGCCGCCGGCACCCTGCGTGACCGAACCACGCTCTATGCCGATGCCCGCGCCACCACGGGCCTGGATGCCTCCTACGATGCCGTGAAGCTAGCCAACCCACACGGACTGAACCTCTCGCAGACTACTGTGGGTCCGCGCCTGGCTCTGAATGGGGTACCAGCCTTCGGGCCGGGTACGGTTGTACCGCTAGCCGTAGGCGTGCCCGTCGCCGGCACGTATGCCCTGCTCGTAAACCAGCTGCTCAACCTGCCCGCCGGTACTGCCGTGATGCTGGTCGACACAGAACTGAATACGCGTACGGACCTGGCTACACTGCCAGCCGCCGGCTACACCTTCAGTGTAACGGCAACCCAGGCTACGGCTTTGCTCACCGACCGTTTCTACCTGAGCGTGAGCGCCACGGCGCTAGCCACCACGGCGGGTCGTATGACTTCGGTGCCGCAGCTTTACCCCAACCCGACCACGGGCGCGGTTCTGCTTAGCGGTGTGCAGCCCGGCGCTTCGGTGCAGGTGCTGGACGTACGCGGCCGGGTAGTGCTGAGCACCACGGCCGATGCTACGGGCGCGGCGCGGCTCGCGCTGCCAGCCGCGCTGTCGGCGGGCGTGTATGTGGTGCGTGCCGGCCAGCAAGCTGTGCGCCTGGTGCGCGAGTAA
- a CDS encoding HAD family hydrolase, translating into MTSQPPYALIFDMDGVLVDNTPYQAKAFQLLFREHGLTTNARQLLKRLNGMPATNILKTVFRHPVPDKQLKEYASQREFLYRVLYWDKRREMPGLSEFLQAARAAGFNIGLGTGSPPETISYIIDHLDLRQYFDVVTGKDDVEKGKPHADTFSVVAQKLGVPPERCVVFEDALLGEQAAYKAKMRCIGVSSGLKPEQFQAPLRVIRDFRDITPEQVRELLDQNPTVPKPSKELAKRQYMHL; encoded by the coding sequence ATGACTTCGCAACCTCCCTACGCCCTGATCTTCGATATGGACGGTGTCCTCGTTGACAATACGCCCTACCAGGCCAAGGCCTTCCAGCTGCTCTTCCGGGAGCATGGCCTGACCACCAACGCCCGCCAGCTGCTCAAGCGCCTGAACGGAATGCCGGCCACCAATATTCTCAAAACCGTGTTTCGCCATCCAGTGCCAGACAAGCAGCTCAAAGAGTACGCCAGCCAGCGCGAGTTCCTGTACCGGGTGCTCTACTGGGACAAGCGTCGGGAAATGCCTGGCCTCTCGGAGTTTCTGCAAGCGGCCCGGGCGGCAGGCTTCAATATCGGGCTGGGCACCGGCTCCCCACCCGAAACCATCAGCTACATCATCGACCACCTGGATTTGCGCCAGTACTTCGACGTGGTGACCGGCAAGGACGACGTGGAGAAGGGCAAGCCCCACGCCGACACGTTCAGCGTAGTGGCCCAGAAGCTGGGCGTGCCACCGGAGCGTTGCGTGGTCTTCGAAGACGCCCTGCTGGGCGAGCAGGCGGCCTACAAGGCTAAGATGCGCTGCATCGGGGTCAGCAGCGGCCTGAAGCCCGAGCAGTTTCAGGCCCCGCTGCGAGTTATCAGGGACTTCCGCGACATCACGCCCGAGCAGGTGCGCGAGCTGCTCGACCAGAATCCGACCGTGCCCAAGCCGAGCAAGGAACTGGCCAAGCGCCAGTACATGCACCTGTAG
- the pafA gene encoding alkaline phosphatase PafA → MKKSLFLLGAALLAAPAFAQKKTKPLARPKLVVGIVVDQMRYDYLYRYWNKYGTDGFKRLLGEGFSYENTHYNYVPTYTGPGHASIYTGTTPSMHGIVGNNWFERETGKGTYVTEDKTVQGVGGSGPEGQMSPRHMKTTTITDELRLATNFESKVIGVCIKDRGSILPAGHAANAAYWYDGSNGAFITSTFYAQQLPAWVAQFNSQQRAAQYLDKPWTTLLPIGQYTESTPDDVAWESAFKGEVKPVFPHDLPTLSAQAPKAVQGALKAEGEKAPVATPRNLDLIRSTPFGNSLTLDFALEAVRAEQLGQRGQTDFLALSFSSTDYVGHQFGTTAIETEDTYLRLDQDIARLLSSLDKTVGKGQVLVFLSADHAAAQSPNFMVEHHLPAGSVGPRLMRDSIQQALVKRHGAGNWVLSYENQQVYLNRPLIAQKQLNLRTVQDEVVDIAVTLAGVTRAITADDLQKSHWESGMLMYLENGYFPKRSGDVMVVLEPGWLESYSFPVSKGTTHGSLNNYDTHVPLVFWGWHVKRGESSTPAKITDIAATLARWLHIQEPNGSTGTPLLEVLR, encoded by the coding sequence TTGAAAAAGAGCCTGTTCTTATTGGGTGCTGCCCTGCTGGCGGCCCCCGCCTTTGCCCAGAAAAAAACCAAGCCCCTTGCCCGCCCCAAGCTGGTGGTCGGCATCGTGGTGGACCAGATGCGCTACGACTACCTCTACCGGTACTGGAACAAATACGGCACCGATGGTTTCAAGCGCCTGCTGGGCGAGGGGTTCAGCTACGAAAACACCCACTACAACTATGTGCCGACCTATACCGGGCCGGGTCACGCCAGCATCTATACCGGCACTACGCCCTCCATGCACGGCATCGTGGGCAACAACTGGTTTGAGCGCGAAACCGGCAAGGGCACGTATGTAACCGAAGACAAGACGGTGCAGGGCGTGGGCGGCAGCGGGCCGGAAGGGCAAATGTCGCCGCGCCACATGAAAACCACCACCATCACCGATGAGCTGCGCCTGGCGACCAACTTCGAGAGCAAGGTGATTGGCGTCTGCATCAAGGACCGGGGCTCCATTCTGCCGGCCGGCCACGCCGCTAACGCCGCTTACTGGTACGACGGCTCCAACGGGGCCTTTATTACCAGCACCTTCTACGCCCAGCAGCTGCCGGCCTGGGTAGCGCAGTTCAATAGCCAGCAGCGGGCCGCTCAGTACCTCGACAAGCCCTGGACGACGCTGCTGCCCATCGGCCAGTACACTGAAAGCACCCCCGACGACGTGGCCTGGGAATCGGCATTTAAGGGCGAAGTCAAGCCCGTATTCCCCCATGATTTGCCGACGCTGAGCGCCCAGGCCCCCAAGGCCGTGCAGGGTGCCCTGAAGGCCGAAGGCGAAAAGGCGCCGGTAGCCACGCCCCGCAACCTGGACTTGATTCGGTCCACGCCCTTCGGCAACTCGCTCACCCTGGACTTTGCCCTGGAAGCCGTGCGGGCCGAGCAGCTGGGCCAGCGCGGCCAGACCGACTTCCTGGCATTGAGCTTCAGTTCGACCGACTACGTGGGGCACCAGTTCGGCACCACCGCCATTGAAACCGAGGACACCTACCTGCGCCTCGACCAGGACATTGCCCGCCTGCTGAGCTCCCTCGACAAAACCGTGGGCAAAGGTCAGGTGCTCGTGTTCCTGTCGGCCGACCACGCCGCGGCCCAGTCGCCTAACTTTATGGTGGAGCACCACCTGCCGGCCGGCTCGGTGGGTCCCCGCCTCATGCGCGACTCTATTCAGCAGGCTCTGGTGAAACGGCACGGGGCCGGCAACTGGGTGCTGAGCTACGAAAACCAGCAGGTGTACCTCAACCGCCCGCTCATTGCCCAGAAGCAGCTCAACCTGCGCACGGTGCAGGATGAGGTAGTCGACATTGCCGTGACTCTGGCTGGCGTAACCCGCGCCATTACGGCCGACGATTTGCAGAAGTCGCACTGGGAAAGTGGGATGTTGATGTACCTGGAAAACGGCTACTTCCCCAAGCGCAGCGGCGACGTGATGGTGGTGCTGGAGCCCGGCTGGCTGGAGTCGTACTCTTTCCCCGTGAGCAAGGGCACGACCCACGGCTCCCTGAACAACTACGACACGCACGTGCCGCTCGTGTTCTGGGGCTGGCACGTGAAACGCGGCGAGTCGAGCACTCCGGCCAAGATTACCGATATTGCCGCCACGCTGGCCCGCTGGCTGCACATTCAGGAGCCCAACGGCAGCACCGGCACTCCGCTGCTGGAAGTTCTGCGGTAG
- a CDS encoding inorganic diphosphatase, translating into MAHFNPWHDVERGENAPAVVNGIIEIPKGSKGKYELDKDSGMLKLDRVLFSAVHYPAAYGFIPQTYCDDKDPLDILVICSVDIVPMCLVDAKVIGVMQMIDGDEEDDKIIAVAAHDISVNHYNDIADLPPHTLLEMRRFFEDYKALEHKQVTVERFMGREDAYRIIEDSIKLYNETFDASGVKRSTGVEL; encoded by the coding sequence ATGGCTCACTTTAACCCTTGGCACGATGTGGAGCGCGGCGAAAACGCCCCCGCAGTTGTGAACGGCATCATTGAAATTCCCAAAGGCTCGAAAGGCAAGTACGAGCTCGACAAAGACAGCGGCATGCTGAAGCTGGACCGGGTCCTGTTCTCGGCCGTGCACTACCCGGCCGCCTACGGCTTCATTCCGCAGACCTACTGCGACGACAAAGACCCACTCGACATTCTGGTTATCTGCTCCGTCGACATCGTACCCATGTGCCTGGTCGATGCCAAGGTAATCGGGGTGATGCAGATGATTGACGGCGACGAAGAGGACGACAAAATCATTGCCGTGGCCGCTCACGATATTTCCGTGAATCATTACAACGATATTGCCGACCTGCCCCCGCACACGCTGCTGGAAATGCGCCGCTTTTTCGAGGACTACAAAGCCTTGGAGCACAAGCAAGTAACCGTAGAGCGTTTCATGGGCCGCGAAGATGCTTACCGCATCATCGAGGACAGCATCAAGCTCTACAACGAGACGTTCGACGCCTCGGGCGTGAAACGTTCTACCGGCGTCGAACTGTAA
- a CDS encoding DUF6766 family protein has translation MPKQPSSSPFLRFLYENSLLLVGFALVLVTMVGQALTGWHEYNKDLEDLHLPALTLGQYLTSGHFMEATFENWESEFLQMGVYVMLTIWLRQKGSSESKKLYEEEEVDRQPDPSKEDAPGPVKRGGWQLALYKKSLSLAFFLLFFTSVWLHARGGLSVYNIEQQQHGEPTVGLLEFMATSRFWFQSFQNWQSEFLSIVSIVGLSIYLRQHGSPQSKPVDAGNDETGE, from the coding sequence ATGCCCAAGCAACCTTCCTCGTCACCGTTTTTACGCTTCCTCTACGAAAACAGCCTGTTGCTGGTGGGCTTTGCCCTGGTGCTGGTCACTATGGTAGGGCAGGCCCTGACCGGCTGGCACGAGTACAACAAGGACCTGGAAGACCTGCACCTGCCAGCTCTGACGCTGGGCCAGTACCTGACCTCGGGCCATTTCATGGAGGCCACCTTCGAGAACTGGGAAAGTGAGTTTCTGCAGATGGGCGTATACGTGATGCTCACCATCTGGCTTCGGCAGAAAGGCTCTTCCGAATCGAAAAAACTGTACGAAGAAGAGGAAGTAGACCGGCAGCCCGACCCTTCTAAGGAAGATGCGCCGGGCCCGGTGAAGCGCGGCGGCTGGCAGTTGGCGCTCTACAAAAAGTCTTTGAGCCTGGCCTTCTTTCTGCTGTTTTTTACCTCGGTGTGGCTGCACGCCCGCGGCGGCCTGTCGGTCTACAACATCGAGCAGCAGCAGCATGGCGAGCCCACGGTGGGCCTGCTGGAGTTTATGGCTACCTCCCGGTTCTGGTTTCAGTCGTTTCAGAACTGGCAGAGCGAGTTTCTCTCCATCGTGTCCATCGTAGGGCTGTCCATTTATCTGCGGCAGCACGGCTCCCCGCAGTCGAAACCGGTGGATGCCGGCAACGACGAAACCGGCGAGTAA
- a CDS encoding UbiA family prenyltransferase, producing the protein MRHVSEKSAAAVSASSTGLKRWLDALLYSSGLVAAAATSLTWATFLFWQVHIPFRLALLIFTATLFLYNIDSVLPYKFRQQAVLSGRKLWMIQHRRELFGLALVSLAVAAVLFWVDGWRHLTLFLGHLAAISLLYSFPIVKLRGRWRALRDFPLLKVFLIAYVWAAITVWVPALYLNKALTAPVVLVLFGRRFLFILALAFVFDIRDYTKDLLSGTRTFPGIFGIRAAKILALLCLAASSLLIPQGITSAHLLVLTVPTLLTSLIVWFADETRPDYYFALLADGIMVVQFLAVYWIA; encoded by the coding sequence ATGCGCCACGTCAGCGAAAAATCAGCGGCCGCCGTTTCTGCCTCCTCCACCGGCCTGAAGCGCTGGCTGGATGCGCTGCTCTATAGCAGCGGCCTGGTGGCGGCCGCCGCTACTAGTCTGACCTGGGCCACCTTCCTGTTCTGGCAGGTGCACATCCCTTTCCGGCTGGCTTTGCTGATTTTCACGGCCACGCTCTTTCTCTACAACATCGACAGCGTGCTGCCCTATAAGTTTCGGCAGCAGGCGGTGCTTTCCGGGCGCAAGCTCTGGATGATTCAGCACCGCCGGGAGCTGTTTGGGCTGGCCCTGGTGTCGTTGGCGGTGGCCGCTGTGCTATTTTGGGTGGATGGGTGGCGACACCTGACGCTTTTTCTGGGCCACCTGGCAGCTATTTCCCTGCTTTACTCCTTCCCAATTGTGAAGCTGCGCGGCCGGTGGCGGGCCCTGCGCGACTTTCCCCTGCTCAAGGTTTTTCTGATTGCCTACGTCTGGGCCGCCATTACCGTGTGGGTACCGGCCCTGTATCTGAACAAGGCCCTGACGGCCCCAGTGGTGCTGGTACTGTTCGGCCGCCGCTTCCTGTTTATTCTGGCCCTGGCCTTCGTCTTCGACATTCGCGACTATACCAAGGACCTCCTTAGCGGCACGCGCACCTTCCCGGGTATTTTCGGTATCCGGGCTGCCAAAATCCTGGCGCTGCTCTGCCTGGCTGCCTCCAGCCTGCTCATCCCGCAGGGCATCACGTCGGCCCACTTGCTGGTACTCACCGTGCCCACGTTGCTCACCAGCCTGATTGTGTGGTTTGCCGACGAAACCCGCCCCGACTATTACTTCGCCCTGCTGGCCGACGGCATTATGGTGGTGCAGTTTCTGGCCGTCTACTGGATAGCGTGA